The Geobacter metallireducens GS-15 region TGTGCAACACCGATACCCGCGACGTGGCAGCCACCCTTTCCCAGGTTCTCTCCCTTTCATCGGCGGGTTGTGAGATCGTCCGCTGCGCCGTGCCCGACATGGCGGCGGCCGAAGCGCTGGGTGAGATCAAGCGGCAGAGCCCGATCCCGGTCATCGCCGACATCCACTTCGATTATCGCCTTGCCCTGCGGGTGCTCGAAGGGGGGATTGACGGCCTGCGCCTCAACCCCGGCAATATCGGCGAGCGGTGGAAGGTGGAAGAGGTGGTGAAGGCGGCCCGGGAGCGCCTCGTCCCGATCCGGATCGGTGTCAATGCCGGTTCCCTGGAGAAGGAGCTCCTCGAAAAGTACGGCCATCCCACCGCCGAGGCCATGGTTGAGTCGGCCCTGGGCCATGTCCGCATCCTCGAGGATATCGGCTACGACCAGATCAAGATCTCCCTCAAGGCCTCCGACGTCATGAAGACCGTGGAAGCCTACCGGCTCCTGGCTCAGAAGGTCGATTACCCTCTCCACATCGGCATCACCGAAGCCGGCACCATCTTCTCCGGCACCATCAAGTCCTCCGTGGGGCTCGGCATCCTCCTGGCCGACGGCATCGGCGACACCATGCGCGTATCGCTCACCGGCGATCCCGTGGACGAAGTGCGGGTCGGCTTCGAGATTCTCAAGGCCCTGGGGTTGCGGCAGCGGGGAATCAATTTCGTCTCCTGTCCCACCTGCGGCCGTTGCCAGATCAATCTGATCGGCGTCGCCCAGGAGGTGGAGAACCGCCTCGCCGCCATCGATACTCCTCTGACCGTGGCTGTCATGGGGTGTGTGGTGAACGGTCCGGGCGAGGCGCGGGAGGCCGATGTGGGGATCGCCGGAGGGAAGGGTGAAGGACTCCTTTTCCGGCATGGCGAGATCGTCCGCAAGGTCCCCGAAGCCGAGATGGCCGATGCCTTGATCGCCGAGGTGGAGCAAATGGCCAAGGAAAAAACACACTCATAGAGGTTCGTTTAATGCGCTATTCCCAGTATTTCATCCCCACGGTCAAGGAGACTCCTTCCGACGCCGAGGTCGTTTCCCACAAGCTCATGCTCCGTGCTGGCATGATCCGCAAGCTCGCCGCCGGCATCTACAACTATCTTCCCCTGGGGCTCCGCTCCATCCGCAAGGTCGAACAGATTGTCCGCGAGGAGATGAACCGGGCCGGTGCCATCGAGCTTCTCATGCCGAGCGTCCAGCCGGCTGAGCTCTGGCAGGAGTCGAAGCGGTGGGAGCAGTACGGCAAAGAACTTCTCCGCTTCAAGGATCGCAAGGACGCCGAATTTTGCCTTGGACCGACCCACGAGGAGGTCATTACCGACCTCGTGCGCCGCGAGGTGAAGAGCTACCGGCAGCTGCCCTTGAATCTCTATCAGGTACAATCCAAGTTCCGGGACGAGATCCGTCCCCGGTTCGGTCTCATGCGGGGCCGCGAGTTCATTATGAAGGATGCCTATTCCTTTGACGTGAGCTCCGAGGCGGCTGATACCTCCTATGACAAGATGTATCAGGCCTACCGCCGCATCTTCCAGCGCTGCGGCCTCAAGTTCCGGGCAGTGGAGGCGGATACCGGCTCCATCGGCGGCTCCTCGTCCCACGAGTTCATGGTGCTTGCCGATTCGGGTGAGGATGCCATCGTCTCCTGCACCGCCTGCGAGTATGCCGCCAACGTGGAGAAGGCCGAGGCCCGGCTCTTCCCGTCCGAGCATGCCGAGCCCCGGGAACTGGAAAAAGTGGAGACCCCCCAGAAGCGGAGCGTCGAAGAGGTGACCACCTTCCTCGGCATTCCCGCCTCGTCTCTGGTGAAGACCCTCCTCTGCGTTGCTGACGGAGAGCCGGTGGCAGCGTTGGTGCGTGGCGACCACGACCTGAACGAGATCAAGCTCAAGCACCTTCTCGGCTGCGAAGAGTTGGAGATGGCCAGTGAGGAGATCGTGGAGCGGGTCACCGGCGCTCCCGTCGGCTTTGCCGGCCCCGTGGGGTTGAAGATCAAGATCGTCGCCGACTTGACGATCCAGGGAATGAAAAACTTTGTCACCGGCGGCAATGCCCGTGATCTCCATTTCAAGAACGTGAACATCGGTAGGGATTTTACCCCTGCGCTCATTGCCGACATCCGCAACGTGGTCCACGGCGACCCCTGTCCCCGCTGCGAGGCCGGGCACCTGGAGATGTGGCGCGGCATCGAGGTCGGGCACGTCTTCAAGCTGGGAACCAAGTACTCCGAGTCCCTCCGGGCGACCTTTCTGGACGCCGACGGCAAGGAGCAGGTCATCTTCATGGGATGCTACGGCATCGGCATCAGTCGGACCGTGGCCGCCTGCATCGAGCAGAACCACGACGCCGACGGCATCATCTTCCCGATCCCCATCGCGCCGTTCCACTGCATCATCTCGGCCGTCAGCACGAAGGATGCGGAGGTCGTGGCCGCGTGCGATGAACTCTATCGTGCCCTCACTGCTGTCGGCGTCGAGGTTCTCTTTGACGACCGCGACGAGCGCCCCGGTTCCAAGTTCAAGGACGCCGACCTTATCGGCATCCCGCTCAGGATAGTCGTGGGGAGCAAGAACCTGGCGGAAGGTAAGGTTGAACTCAAATCCCGCAAGGGCGGTGAGGTTTCTCTCCTCCCCCTGGCCGAGGCAGTGGAGACGGTCAAGGGGCTCGTCGTTGCAGCTCTCAATCAGTAATATCCATTCAAGGAGACGATACGCACAATGACGAGAGACCAGGCCCGCGAAAAGGTCATTTTTGCCCTTGATACCGGTGAATTCGCCCATGTGCAGTACTGGGCCGAAACGCTGTCCGACAAGGTCGGGATGTATAAAATCGGCAAGCAACTCTTCACCGCCTGCGGCCCAGCCGCGGTGCGAATGATCCAGAAGTTCGGCGGCGAGGTCTTTCTCGACCTCAAGTTCCACGACATCCCCAATACCGTTGCCATGGCCTCGGTGGAGGCGGCCCGCATGGGAGTTAAACTTTTCAATCTCCATGCCCTGGGTGGCTATGAGATGATGGCGAAAACAGTGGAGGCCCTCGACAAGGAATTCAAGGGAGGGGATAGGGCAAAGGTCCTGGCGGTCACTATTCTCACCTCTTCCACCGAGGAGACCCTCAAGGATTTGGGGATTGAACACACCGTCCCCGACATGGTGGTGCGGCTCGCGACCCTTGCCAGGAAAGCCGGCATCGATGGCGTCGTGGCTTCGCCCCGGGAGATTCCCCTCATCCGCGAAGCATGCGGGAGCGACTTCCTCATTGTCACTCCTGGCGTTCGCCCGTCCTTCGCGGCCCTCAATGATCAGAAGCGGGTCATGACGCCGGCGGAGGCGGTGAAGGCGGGGAGTGATTATCTCGTCATCGGCCGCCCCATTGGTGATGCGCCGGACCCGGCCGCTGCCGCCGAGCTGATTCTCGGCGAGATTGTTGCCGGCTGAGCCGGATGAAAGGCTACGAGTGAAAGAAGAGATACTTTACGGGATCAACAGTGCCATGGAGGCCCTGCGCGGCAAGCGGAGGGCCTTTGAGCTTTTCGTCTCCCGCGATGCCAGCGATCGCCGCATGGAGAAGCTCCTGAAGCTTGCCACAGAGAAGGGAGTCCCGGTCCGCAACCGTGACAAGCGCGATATCAGTCGTCTCTGTGGCACCGATCACCATCAGGGGGTGGCACTCAAGCTAGAG contains the following coding sequences:
- the pyrF gene encoding orotidine-5'-phosphate decarboxylase, encoding MTRDQAREKVIFALDTGEFAHVQYWAETLSDKVGMYKIGKQLFTACGPAAVRMIQKFGGEVFLDLKFHDIPNTVAMASVEAARMGVKLFNLHALGGYEMMAKTVEALDKEFKGGDRAKVLAVTILTSSTEETLKDLGIEHTVPDMVVRLATLARKAGIDGVVASPREIPLIREACGSDFLIVTPGVRPSFAALNDQKRVMTPAEAVKAGSDYLVIGRPIGDAPDPAAAAELILGEIVAG
- the ispG gene encoding flavodoxin-dependent (E)-4-hydroxy-3-methylbut-2-enyl-diphosphate synthase, encoding MIRETRQIHVGNVAIGGGAPCSVQSMCNTDTRDVAATLSQVLSLSSAGCEIVRCAVPDMAAAEALGEIKRQSPIPVIADIHFDYRLALRVLEGGIDGLRLNPGNIGERWKVEEVVKAARERLVPIRIGVNAGSLEKELLEKYGHPTAEAMVESALGHVRILEDIGYDQIKISLKASDVMKTVEAYRLLAQKVDYPLHIGITEAGTIFSGTIKSSVGLGILLADGIGDTMRVSLTGDPVDEVRVGFEILKALGLRQRGINFVSCPTCGRCQINLIGVAQEVENRLAAIDTPLTVAVMGCVVNGPGEAREADVGIAGGKGEGLLFRHGEIVRKVPEAEMADALIAEVEQMAKEKTHS
- a CDS encoding proline--tRNA ligase, with amino-acid sequence MRYSQYFIPTVKETPSDAEVVSHKLMLRAGMIRKLAAGIYNYLPLGLRSIRKVEQIVREEMNRAGAIELLMPSVQPAELWQESKRWEQYGKELLRFKDRKDAEFCLGPTHEEVITDLVRREVKSYRQLPLNLYQVQSKFRDEIRPRFGLMRGREFIMKDAYSFDVSSEAADTSYDKMYQAYRRIFQRCGLKFRAVEADTGSIGGSSSHEFMVLADSGEDAIVSCTACEYAANVEKAEARLFPSEHAEPRELEKVETPQKRSVEEVTTFLGIPASSLVKTLLCVADGEPVAALVRGDHDLNEIKLKHLLGCEELEMASEEIVERVTGAPVGFAGPVGLKIKIVADLTIQGMKNFVTGGNARDLHFKNVNIGRDFTPALIADIRNVVHGDPCPRCEAGHLEMWRGIEVGHVFKLGTKYSESLRATFLDADGKEQVIFMGCYGIGISRTVAACIEQNHDADGIIFPIPIAPFHCIISAVSTKDAEVVAACDELYRALTAVGVEVLFDDRDERPGSKFKDADLIGIPLRIVVGSKNLAEGKVELKSRKGGEVSLLPLAEAVETVKGLVVAALNQ